The DNA segment tatgtgtatgtaaaagtatataaaaatagttgacaaatatataaatatattgttaattaatattaaatgatatttttatttaaaataatacatgaaagataaaattaaaattaattaaaaattaaaaattaaaacggccttgacattagtgaatttttttcatataaagaaaataaattgtatTCATAAATAGACGTGGACACAAATCGAATATCTGAATATTTGGAGGCATTCATGTTGATTCAATATTTTGCCACTGGATCAGTGACTCTAATATCcgaaatgatttaaaattttaaagaatatccgatttgattcgtaaataaaataaatttttttaaataactgaaaaatttaataataacattttattacaaaaataaaatattatttaactttttaaaattttaatacctaataataataaatttaattcataaaaatattgtaaaacttatataaattataatatatatataacatgtatatataataatgtaCATATATGTATCTATATGCATATAAAAGatcgaattagatatatgtttctaaaaaaattggtatttgtgatttgtttttttttgtttgatattgtattttagtatctGATTTGCTTCGTATAGTTATGGATATCCATATTTTTGGTTCAATCAAAAaggataacgaatcgaatcaaatcaaaatttataactattttgcccaactttatccgtaaacaataaaagcactatatatatatatatatatacagtttagcttttgattcgttatttgttttgattcgaaccgaaaaatccaaagTTTTATTGGAGCCATGCATGCgggttttatatttaaaaatacaaaatatatagtgtGAATACATTTATGattatagtgtgaacgcgttcgcatatttattatcaaatcattatgAGGTtgccacgtgtctattataatgtgaatgcatttattacaatgcttctcctttaatatataagggatataacCAACACAATCTTTAAAACTCTTAAACCGCTAATAGATGAGCTGCCAACTCAAAACTAATTGGTAACGACTAGATCAGTTATCAGCTATCAGCGTTTTAACCATTACTTTAATAATATCGGATGATTATTGACGAAACCAATTTTTGAATTGGTagactctgataccatattaagTTATTTAAAACCAATTTAGATTGAAAAGATGTATATTCATTATATATTGATCCAATTTAACTTTGGATGTGACAATAAATAAATCTAAATCACACACAAAACAGAGTGAGCAAAGAAGGCAAAAGATAACACACCTCAAGAAATGCTCTCGTAATAGAAAGCGAACCCAATAGCAATATCCCATCTACTGCAAAAGACACCTGCAGATCATTCCTAGCTAATCAATCAAACGAAGCATATAACAAAACAATGTGCAGCTCATGGACAAGGAGACTCACGAGTCTAGGAGACATGGCGGCTGGCAAAACACGACGCGAGGCCTTTTTAGCTCGCTTGGAGACCTTCTTGAACATACTCGTTAAGAATCTCACCAGAAGATCGACACTACTCTCCCTCTCGTAATCATCCTCTTCGTCGTCGTCATCGGGAACGTACCCGTCGAAGAAGAATCGATCGTCCGATTCGTATCTCCTACGCGACTAAGAGCTAATAGATTGACTAACTCAAGTTTCAAATTCCTTAAAAAAATTCGGATTAAGACGATTGGAGTACCTGAGAGCCACGGTACGAAGCGAGTGGCCGTTTCACGCGTCGTCGTCGGAGGAAGGTAGAGTCAAGAGAGAAAGGAGCTGCAGAGACGAATCTGTGTGAGACATTGATCAATTGCAGCGACgacgaggatgatgatgatgataaggtTGTAGCTGATAAAGCCATTAGCGAGAGCACCGAAGAAAGAAACAATTCAGCAACTGTAAATAGAAATGGACTAAATTGATCGTAAAATAAATTTAGAGCTAAGTTTGAAaacatacataaatataaagtcTTAGTTTGTAAATTAACACAACGTGACAAAACTGCTGACCATTTCAAAACGAAAAATATCTTTCACCAGAGAAAAGCCAAAAGCTTTCCTCTCGCTAAAACCCTACCGCCGCGACCACCGACACCGAGAGACTCCGCCGCCGTTAAACCCACCTCCGATAACCGTTCGACTTGAATGACGAGGTGAAATGCTCTGTCTTTCTAGATTTTTAGGTAACTACTGTAGATGAAAGCTTTAAACTTTAGCCTTCCTTCGTTTTCTTACTATGTGTAGGAGAGAACCTGATGATAATCAATGAGATGGACTTATCAGACGCGGTTATTGTGAAATCTAGTAAACTTAAATCAGCTGTGTGGAACGATTTCGACAAGGTGAGAAAAGGCGAGATACACGTGGCAATCTGCAGACACTGCAAGAAACGTCTTAGCGGTTCGAGCGCGAGTGGCACTTCTCATTTGAGGAACCATTTGATTAGATGTAAGAGGAGAGCTAGCTGTAACGGTGTTGGTGCTGCCAAGAGAGTAGAAACAACACCACTTGAGTTAGCGATTGTCGACCAGACAAAACATGAACATAGTGATGCTTCTGTAATAAACTCCGGTTTGGATCAGAGGAGGAGCCGGTTTGATCTAGCTCGGATGATAATCTTACACGGTTATCCGTTAACCATGGTTGAAGACGTTGGGTTCAGAGTGTTCCTTAGAAATTTACAGCCTTTGTTTGAGCCCGTTGTGTTTGAGAGAGTTGAGTCTGATTGTATGGAGATATACGCTAAGGAGAAGCATAAGATCTTTGAAGATTTGGATAAGTTGCCTGGGAAGATTAGTATCAGCGTCGATGTGTGGAACGGTGGTGGTGGTTCAGATGATTCTGATGAGTTCTTGTGTTTATCAGCTCATTATATCGACGAAACATGGGAATTGAGAAAGAGAGTTTTAAACTTCTTCATGGTTGATCCGTCTCATACGGATGTAATGCTTGCTGAGGTTGTGATAACATGTTTGATGGAATGGGATATTGACAGGAAGCTCTTCTCCATGGCGTCGAATCGAACTCCTCCCTTTGGTGAAAACGTGGCTAACAAGATCAGAGACCGTTTATCGCAGAACAAGTTTCTTTACTGTAATGGCCAGTTGTTTGATGTGAGCTGTGGAGTTTATGTCATTAACCAGATGGCTCAAGAGTCTCTGCAAAGTTGTTTCGAGACGATAAACAAGATTCGAGAGAGCATTCGGTGTGTCAAAAGCTCAGAGTTTATTCAGGAGAGTTTCGATGAAAGGAGGGACCTATGTATCGACGACTCAGCGCGATGGGACACTACATGTACCATGCTGGAGATTGCGTTAGAGCAGAAGAACGTGTTCTCACTCATGAAACAACGTGATCCTGATTCTTGTGTCTCATGTCCTTCTGATTTGGAGTGGGAGAGGTTAGAAACAGTTGTTGGATTCTTGAGAGTCTTTGTCCAAGTGACAAACACATTCACAAAGAGCAGCAATAGCTGCTTAACCG comes from the Brassica napus cultivar Da-Ae chromosome A7, Da-Ae, whole genome shotgun sequence genome and includes:
- the LOC106382559 gene encoding zinc finger BED domain-containing protein RICESLEEPER 1-like, with translation MIINEMDLSDAVIVKSSKLKSAVWNDFDKVRKGEIHVAICRHCKKRLSGSSASGTSHLRNHLIRCKRRASCNGVGAAKRVETTPLELAIVDQTKHEHSDASVINSGLDQRRSRFDLARMIILHGYPLTMVEDVGFRVFLRNLQPLFEPVVFERVESDCMEIYAKEKHKIFEDLDKLPGKISISVDVWNGGGGSDDSDEFLCLSAHYIDETWELRKRVLNFFMVDPSHTDVMLAEVVITCLMEWDIDRKLFSMASNRTPPFGENVANKIRDRLSQNKFLYCNGQLFDVSCGVYVINQMAQESLQSCFETINKIRESIRCVKSSEFIQESFDERRDLCIDDSARWDTTCTMLEIALEQKNVFSLMKQRDPDSCVSCPSDLEWERLETVVGFLRVFVQVTNTFTKSSNSCLTANIYFPEICDIHLRLIEWNKSPDGFISSLAVTMRKRFDEFWNRNHRVLAIATILDPRFKMKLVEYYYPLFYDSSASEFIEDISEYTRALYNEHSVGSLLASSDQALDWQENHHHHHHHHQHEDRLREFDKYINETTTSPGQDSKSDLEKYLEEPLFPRNSDFDILNWWKVHTPKYPILSMVARNVLAVPMSNVSSEEDAFESSPKRRISDTWCSLRPSTVQALMCAQDWIRSELESS
- the LOC106382558 gene encoding protein SHORT HYPOCOTYL IN WHITE LIGHT 1-like; its protein translation is MALSATTLSSSSSSSSLQLINVSHRFVSAAPFSLDSTFLRRRRVKRPLASYRGSQSRRRYESDDRFFFDGYVPDDDDEEDDYERESSVDLLVRFLTSMFKKVSKRAKKASRRVLPAAMSPRLVSFAVDGILLLGSLSITRAFLEVICGLGGTVFTVILLIRLFWTGASFFQNYGNSFGPNPL